One window of Mesorhizobium sp. PAMC28654 genomic DNA carries:
- the tauA gene encoding taurine ABC transporter substrate-binding protein — translation MRKLISAALVGLTLAATSAVAHADDKKVVIAYQTGANPYNLGIANGDLAKKTGWNIEFRRFNSGADIFAAIASGDVQIGDVGSSPFAAAVSKGIDVKAFYISSVSRDGEALVVRPDIKSPADLRGKKLAAAPVSTDHYQLLAVLKQEGISEKETQVIAIPQPEIVAAWKRGDIDGAFVWDPALSELKKNGKVLLTAGQVADRGAPTFSALVVTGKFAKANPDFLGQYVRLIDGYTTSYLSNPATWGPESENAKAIAKLQGGTAAENSEQLKTTVVPPLDEQASDKWLGGGDKSAVAKILKDTAGFLKDQKKITTIKDSYASAADPQYADAAKASN, via the coding sequence ATGCGAAAACTGATTTCCGCAGCCCTTGTCGGGCTTACGCTCGCCGCCACATCCGCCGTCGCGCATGCCGACGACAAGAAAGTCGTCATCGCCTACCAGACCGGCGCCAACCCTTATAATCTGGGCATCGCCAATGGTGATCTTGCCAAGAAGACCGGCTGGAACATCGAATTCCGCCGCTTCAATTCCGGCGCCGACATTTTCGCCGCAATCGCCTCCGGCGACGTCCAGATCGGCGATGTCGGATCGAGCCCGTTCGCCGCCGCCGTCAGCAAGGGCATCGACGTGAAGGCGTTCTACATCTCCTCGGTCTCGCGTGACGGCGAGGCGCTGGTGGTGCGGCCCGATATCAAGTCGCCGGCCGATTTGCGCGGCAAGAAGCTCGCCGCCGCACCCGTCTCGACCGATCATTACCAGCTTCTCGCCGTGCTCAAGCAGGAAGGCATTTCCGAGAAGGAAACCCAGGTCATCGCCATTCCGCAGCCCGAGATCGTCGCGGCCTGGAAGCGCGGCGACATCGATGGCGCCTTCGTCTGGGATCCGGCGCTTTCTGAACTGAAGAAGAACGGCAAGGTCCTGCTCACCGCCGGCCAGGTCGCCGATCGCGGCGCGCCGACCTTCAGCGCGCTGGTCGTGACCGGCAAGTTCGCCAAGGCCAATCCCGACTTCCTCGGCCAGTACGTCCGGCTGATCGACGGCTACACCACGTCCTACCTGAGCAACCCCGCCACCTGGGGGCCGGAGTCCGAGAACGCCAAGGCGATCGCGAAATTGCAGGGCGGCACGGCGGCCGAGAATTCGGAGCAGTTGAAGACGACGGTGGTTCCGCCGCTTGACGAACAGGCGTCCGACAAATGGCTGGGCGGTGGCGACAAGAGCGCCGTTGCGAAAATCCTCAAGGACACCGCGGGCTTCCTGAAGGATCAGAAGAAGATCACCACCATCAAGGACAGCTACGCCTCAGCCGCCGATCCGCAATATGCGGATGCCGCCAAGGCCTCGAACTGA